The following coding sequences are from one Eucalyptus grandis isolate ANBG69807.140 chromosome 11, ASM1654582v1, whole genome shotgun sequence window:
- the LOC104426341 gene encoding heavy metal-associated isoprenylated plant protein 6, whose translation MGEKKDGGEDKKAAEAGGPATVVLKGDLHCEGCAKKVKRVVKGVEGVEDVKVDFGANKVVAIGKVDPAKLRERLEERTRRSSSSSLTPLLPHRRRSPRRRAAAARRQRRARKPMRARKPMPMRARKPTRARRRRWKTRSPKRSFTSTVVLKISLHCAGCVKKIKSASRKVKGVNSVTVDVPKDLVTLTGTMEVNGLAPLLQEKLKRSVEVIPPKKEEAAADKKKDKPAAGGGGGEKDSGDGGKKKEEGNVVNVDVKKMEYGGYPAPPMMSYPPYWNYAPTYGAGPPAYGAGPSYAVQPYQNHHMEPYHPGGGYPGQAYATPYPNDGYVVDHRAFSDENPNACSVM comes from the exons ATGGGCGAG AAAAAGGACGGCGGCGAGGATAAGAAGGCCGCGGAGGCCGGCGGCCCCGCCACCGTCGTGCTGAAGGGGGACTTGCATTGCGAGGGATGCGCCAAGAAAGTCAAGCGAGTTGTCAAGGGTGTCGAGG GTGTTGAAGACGTGAAGGTCGATTTCGGGGCCAACAAGGTAGTGGCCATCGGGAAGGTGGACCCCGCCAAGCTGCGCGAGCGCTTGGAGGAGAGGACCAGAAGAAGTTCGAGCTCGTCTCTCACTCCGCTTCTCCCGCACCGCCGGCGCAGCCCAAgaaggagggcggcggcggcgagaagACAGCGGAGAGCAAGAAAGCCGATGAGGGCAAGAAAGCCGATGCCGATGAGGGCAAGAAAGCCGACGagggcaagaagaagaaggtggaagACGAGAAGCCCAAAGAGGTCATTTACT AGCACGGTGGTGCTGAAGATCAGCTTGCACTGTGCCGGGTGCGTCAAGAAGATAAAGAGTGCCTCGCGCAAGGTCAAAG gAGTAAATTCGGTGACCGTAGACGTCCCCAAAGATTTGGTCACACTGACGGGCACGATGGAGGTGAATGGGCTTGCACCGCTCCTTCAAGAGAAGCTCAAGCGGAGCGTGGAAGTGATCCCacccaagaaagaagaagctgCTGCCGACAAGAAGAAGGACAAGCCCGCCGCTGGTGGCGGAGGTGGAGAGAAGGATAGCGGCGACGgtggaaagaagaaggaagaaggcaACGTAGTCAACGTGgatgtgaagaaaatggaaTACGGTGGATATCCGGCGCCGCCGATGATGTCATATCCGCCGTATTGGAATTACGCTCCGACGTATGGTGCCGGGCCCCCGGCATATGGTGCCGGGCCTAGCTACGCCGTGCAGCCTTATCAGAATCACCACATGGAGCCATATCACCCCGGAGGAGGATACCCGGGTCAAGCATATGCGACGCCGTACCCCAACGACGGGTACGTGGTGGATCACCGCGCGTTCAGCGACGAGAATCCTAATGCATGTTCCGTCATGTGA
- the LOC104426342 gene encoding uncharacterized protein LOC104426342: protein MASAASIEPIAIAIASLRPLLHRRSIRFFLRRCRGRDRRPHPDTWRAYRHGPPLLLRFPDLPGRGPPRPLPPLPLRLQVLHPPPPLPRLLQLRPRHSMTPPPPPQPTSDSSPSKTVRTVIKGRVQGVFYRNWTIENATQLGLKGWVRNRRDGSVEALFSGKAELVEEMQQRCRRGPPDAVVTGLEVFPTTDDPGTGFERRPTV from the exons ATGGCTTCAGCGGCTTCCATCGAacccatcgccatcgccatcgccagcCTCAGGCCCCTGCTCCACCGACGCAGCATCCGATTCTTCCTCCGCCGCTGTCGTGGCCGCGACCGCCGCCCCCACCCCGATACATGGAGAGCCTATAGACATggtcctcctcttcttctcagaTTCCCCGATCTCCCTGGCCGTGGGCCTCCtcgtcctcttcctcctcttccgcTTCGCCTTCAAgttcttcatcctcctcctcctcttcctcgtcTGCTCCAACTTCGTCCTCGTCATTCGATGACCCCCCCTCCGCCTCCGCAGCCCACCTCCGATTCCTCCCCCTCCAAGACG GTGAGGACTGTGATAAAGGGCAGAGTGCAGGGCGTTTTCTATAGGAACTGGACCATCGAGAATGCGACCCAACTGGGTTTGAAAGGTTGGGTTAGGAACCGTAGGGACGGCTCCGTCGAAGCCCTCTTCTCTGGCAAAGCCGAGCTGGTAGAAGAGATGCAGCAGCGGTGTCGGCGGGGGCCGCCCGACGCGGTGGTCACTGGCCTGGAGGTTTTCCCTACGACTGATGATCCGGGCACTGGATTCGAGCGCAGACCAACTGTTTGA